Proteins encoded by one window of Arachis hypogaea cultivar Tifrunner chromosome 1, arahy.Tifrunner.gnm2.J5K5, whole genome shotgun sequence:
- the LOC112707681 gene encoding beta-glucuronosyltransferase GlcAT14B: protein MDSNNNNSNNKQQKKKKWFLPLVFSLLISTILILLTIFISSDSTSLLYLYRSRLNTHHQLPNFVESKLNLSPTSSINTVPRIAYLISGSMGDGETLKRTLKALYHPRNQYAVHLDLEAPAHERLDLAKFVREEPLFAAVGNVRMVVKANLVTYRGPTMVTNTLHAAAILLRDGGDWDWFINLSASDYPLVTQDDLLHTLSSIPRHLNFIEHTSDIGWKEDQRAKPVIIDPALYSVNKSDVFWVTERRSVPTQYKLFTGSAWMMLSRQFVEYCLWGWDNLPRIVLMYYANFLSSPEGYFHTVICNADEFRNTTVNHDLHFISWDNPPKQHPHYLTDNNYQKMVESNAPFARKFGRKEPVLDKIDTELLGRNAEGYVPGKWFKQVNPNTSKSYSDIRNITELRPGPGAERLKRLINGLLSSEEFLTRQCS from the exons ATGGactccaacaacaacaacagcaacaacaagcaacagaagaagaagaaatggttcCTACCACTAGTCTTCTCTCTACTCATATCCACCATACTCATACTCCTCACCATCTTCATCTCCTCAGATTCAACCTCCTTACTCTACCTCTACCGTTCACGCCTCAACACTCACCATCAACTTCCCAATTTTGTTGAGTCCAAGCTCAACCTCTCTCCCACATCTTCCATTAACACTGTTCCAAGGATCGCCTACTTGATCTCCGGTTCAATGGGAGACGGTGAAACTTTGAAGAGGACTCTCAAGGCGCTTTACCATCCAAGGAACCAGTACGCTGTTCACCTCGATCTTGAAGCTCCTGCGCACGAAAGACTGGACCTTGCTAAGTTCGTCAGGGAAGAGCCTTTGTTTGCTGCTGTTGGAAACGTCAGGATGGTGGTCAAGGCTAATTTGGTAACTTACAGGGGACCTACCATGGTTACAAACACGCTTCACGCTGCTGCCATTTTGCTCAGAGATGGTGGTGACTGGGACTGGTTCATCAACCTTAGCGCTTCGGATTATCCGTTGGTCACACAAGATG ATCTGCTACATACACTATCATCTATTCCGAGACATCTAAACTTCATTGAGCACACCAGTGATATTGGTTGGAAAGA GGATCAGAGAGCGAAGCCAGTTATAATTGATCCAGCTCTTTATAGCGTCAATAAATCTGATGTGTTTTGGGTGACAGAGAGAAGAAGTGTGCCCACGCAATATAAGCTGTTTACAG GCtctgcttggatgatgctatcGCGCCAATTTGTTGAGTACTGTTTATGGGGATGGGATAACTTGCCTAGAATAGTCTTGATGTATTATGCCAACTTTCTATCTTCCCCTGAAGGCTATTTCCACACTGTCATCTGCAATGCTGACGAATTTCGGAACACCACGGTCAACCATGACCTTCACTTCATATCATGGGACAACCCTCCGAAACAGCATCCGCACTACCTTACAGATAATAACTACCAGAAGATGGTGGAAAGCAATGCTCCTTTTGCTCGGAAATTCGGCCGGAAGGAACCAGTCCTGGATAAGATCGATACTGAACTCTTGGGACGAAATGCGGAAGGTTATGTTCCTGGCAAGTGGTTCAAACAAGTAAATCCTAACACCAGCAAATCATATTCTGACATAAGAAATATCACTGAACTGAGGCCTGGCCCCGGCGCGGAAAGGCTTAAACGCCTTATCAATGGTTTGTTATCATCAGAAGAATTTCTAACCAGGCAGTGTTCTTGA
- the LOC112768726 gene encoding zinc finger BED domain-containing protein RICESLEEPER 2-like, whose protein sequence is MAKTNAQESFQRVQEAKAKSRARDGGARVISPPPPPRNVGTLSKPIVISSSAPPQPLPVVRPSPDPKKRKTLESGASSEVKADAIEFVRKNIYPHVRIGMDDMSVRSHLTTMVEESLKAAGEHEGELKKEIAKLREERDTFREKGKVLQAQYNMEMELRKTAQASYQSLFKDLVSVKNDLLNSRKAYDELEDSIADGAEESWRIFLEQVRPSSSLLREITIRSPSFLPLLLFFSSTVPHFQLRFHHAREKETLKENPSFSSSLLLFSHRRRRVAVAGSPSLPRWVAVAEEQSIHREAVLSPSSSPVAKKDSSGRRSPTRAPSSTPVTKPSPAESNSTMSSSEPTSNEVPSERTPEVGGEIVESAVRSSTDSGVLTKPPPHPRSKKRKVHSTNVGANPGATPTNPSLSTVETDEEDSKDEANEGNRKPSRPRSWTWEHFTRDPKSNPSHPRAKCNWCGASYACDSHRNGTTNMRYHLLNQCKKFPRESGDPSQTILTFQQKKEGEGVFTAVTFDAEMCRKALARMIIVDALPFKFVEGEGFRFYMSIVQPRFPLPGRITVAKDCWNLYISEKNRLKTVFKQPNQSVCLTTDCWTSVQNLNYMCLTAHYIDHDWKLQKRIINFCLIKNHKGETIGRKIERCLLGWGISRVFTITVDNASSNDTAISYLRTRMEDWNLHPMKGEHLHVRCCAHILNLVVNDGLKEMHESISKIRNAIRYVRASPSRMNRFKNFIKEARIQDKCTVQLDVPTRWNSTYTMLESGLKFQKAFKRLGERDTEYALMQGGIPRNIDWDNVKHFMEFLKIFHDVTKSVSGSLLVTSSQYFHEFCKILRVFKASCGSRDPLLGSMAERMKLKYDKYWGNIKNINMMIFVAVILDPRYKLKFK, encoded by the exons atggcTAAGACAAATGCTCAAGAATCTTTTcagagagtccaggaggccaAGGCTAAGTCTCGCGCTCGGGACGGTGGTGCCagggttatctctcctcctcctcctcctcggaacgttgggactcTTTCCAAgcccattgtaatttcttcttcagctCCCCCTCAGCCGCTCCCCGTCGTCCGACCGTCCCCTGATccaaagaagcgcaagactttagagtctggtGCTTCTAGtgaggttaaggcggatgctaTTGAGTTTGTTCGAAAGAATATCTATCCCCATGTTCGTATAGGCATGGATGATATGTCTGTTCGGAGCCACCTTACCACTATGGTCGAGGAGAGTCTCAAGGcggcgggg GAGCATGAGGGAGAGTTGAAGAAGGAGATCGCCAAGCTGAGGGAGGAGAGAGATACCTTCCGGGAGAAAGGGAAGGTTTTGCAGGCCCAGTATAACATGGAGATGGAGTTGAGGAAGACAGCGCAGGCCAGCTATCAAAGTTTATTCaaagatcttgtgtctgtgaagaatGATCTGTTGAATTCTCGGAAGGCATATGATGAGTTGGAGGACTCAATTGCTGATggcgccgaggagtcttggaggatTTTCTTGGAGCAAGTCAGG CCTTCTTCCTCTCTTTTACGCGAAATTACAATCCGGAGCCCTAGCTTTCTTCCTCTGTTGCTGTTCTTCTCTTCCACGGTTCCACACTTCCAGCTTCGATTCCACCATGCTCGAGAGAAGGAGACCCTGAAGGAGAACCCTAgcttctcttcctctcttcttctcttcagtCATCGCCGTCGCAGGGTCGCCGTCGCTGGGTCGCCGTCACTGCCTCGCTGGGTTGCCGTCGCCGAGGAGCAATCCATTCACCGAGAAGCTGTCCTGTCACCGAGCAGCAGTCCAGTCGCCAAAAAAGACTCCAGTGGCCGTCGCAGTCCAACTCGAGCGCCGAGCAGCACTCCTGTCACCAAGCCATCTCCTGCAGAAAGCAACTCCACAATGTCTTCTTCGGAG CCAACAAGCAATGAGGTGCCCAGTGAGCGGACGCCTGAAGTTGGGGGTGAAATTGTTGAGTCCGCGGTACGTTCTTCAACGGACAGCGGCGTGCTTACCAAACCCCCGCCCCATCCTAGATCAAAGAAGAGGAAGGTTCATTCAACTAATGTGGGTGCAAATCCGGGAGCAACTCCAACAAATCCATCTCTAAGCACTGTGGAAACTGATGAAGAGGATAGCAAGGATGAAGCTAATGAAGGTAACAGAAAACCTTCTAGACCTAGATCTTGGACTTGGGAACACTTTACAAGGGATCCTAAGTCCAACCCATCACATCCTAGGGCTAAATGTAATTGGTGTGGTGCATCATATGCATGTGACTCTCATAGAAATGGTACAACTAATATGCGTTATCATTTGTTAAACCAATGTAAAAAATTTCCTAGGGAGTCGGGTGACCCTAGTCAAACAATCCTTACCTTCCAACAAAAAAAAGAGGGTGAAGGGGTATTTACTGCAGTTACTTTTGATGCTGAAATGTGTAGAAAAGCCCTTGCTAGGATGATAATTGTTGATGCGCTACCATTCAAGTTTGTTGAGGGGGAGGGATTTAGATTCTATATGAGTATTGTGCAACCTAGATTTCCACTTCCGGGAAGGATTACTGTTGCTAAGGACTGTTGGAATCTCTATATTAGTGAGAAGAATAGGTTGAAAACTGTGTTCAAGCAACCGAATCAATCTGTTTGTTTAACTACTGATTGTTGGACTTCTGTGCAAAATCTGAATTATATGTGTCTCACTGCTCATTACATTGATCATGATTGGAAATTGCAAAAGAggattattaatttttgtcttATTAAAAACCACAAGGGAGAAACAATTGGTAGAAAGATTGAGAGATGTCTTTTGGGGTGGGGGATATCTAGAGTGTTCACAATTACTGTTGATAACGCTAGTTCTAATGATACTGCAATATCTTACCTAAGAACTAGAATGGAGGATTGGAATTTACATCCTATGAAAGGAGAGCATTTGCATGTTAGGTGTTGTGCACATATTCTTAATCTTGTTGTTAATGATGGATTGAAAGAGATGCATGAATCTATTAGCAAGATAAGAAATGCTATTAGATATGTGCGTGCTTCCCCTAGTCGTATGAATAGGTTCAAAAACTTCATTAAGGAAGCTAGGATACAAGACAAGTGTACTGTCCAACTCGATGTTCCCACTAGATGGAACTCTACATACACCATGCTTGAAAGTGGTTTGAAGTTTCAAAAGGCGTTCAAGAGGCTAGGGGAGAGAGATACAGAATATGCTCTAATGCAAGGTGGTATTCCGAGGAATATTGATTGGGACAATGTAAAACACTTTAtggaattcttgaaaatttttcatgaTGTTACAAAGAGTGTGTCTGGTAGTTTGCTTGTgacttcttctcaatattttcatgagttttgtAAGATTTTGCGTGTGTTCAAAGCTTCTTGTGGTAGTCGAGATCCATTACTTGGGAGTATGGCTGAGAGGATGAAGCTTAAGTATGACAAGTACTGGGGTAACATTAAAAATATCAACATGATGATTTTTGTTGCTGTGATTCTTGATCCTAGATACAAGTTGAAATTT AAGTGA